In the Archocentrus centrarchus isolate MPI-CPG fArcCen1 chromosome 19, fArcCen1, whole genome shotgun sequence genome, ACATGTTGGTagatacattttcatttcatttcacaattattctgttttgtttgtaatcatataAATAAGTAATAAATTCTAGCAGTACTAAAGTCTGTGACTgcccctcatttatttatactaGCAAACCCTGCGCCACACCGGAGACACACGGAACATATAAACATACAGAAGTACACACACTACAATCATAACAGTATAAGGCTATGATACATTATCTTGTGACATCATAATAATCTTTAATAACATTACATTCTGTACTATGAAATTCCATTGCCTAAGTGTCAAATGTACAAATACATACACGGTTTGCACacttctaacaagcttgaaagtcagtatttagtatgacaacatttattttattttatttatttattttttagcctGATGTGATCATTTCACTATTGCTTCTGCATTCAGAGTTTTCAAGTTTCCCCTTCAGTTGTCGTCCGCCGCTCTGTCAAAAAAACATCCTCTGTAGATTTCCTGGTGGCTTTATATAGAACTTgtgcagttttatattttatgagaTCTGAGAACATCAAGGTTTCTGACTTTAAAAGGGGCCTCCAAATCTTGCATACTAACATCATTTATCATTTTTGCTCCAGAATCTTTTCTACAATTTCCAAATAACATAAACTTAGTTTTGTTCAAATTTAATGTCTTGTCCAAGTGACTTcttcagctgactgcaggtttaaCTCTAAGCTTACAAATAGTACAGTTGCATAATGTACAAAACCAACACCATTGCCTAACAATGGGCTTGGTTTTGCTTCTTGTTTGACAGTTTCCAAAAGTTAGTATGaattctctttgtgtttgtccaCTCTGCTTTAATGACCTTCATCTTTGCCCCATTCCCCTCTGTGTCATGTCTCACTTTACCTTTTGTCAGATAATCCTGTTCAAGTTATAGCACAGCGCACCTTTCATCTTCTACCTGTGGAAAACACCTGCGGCTTTCACCGCAGCATGCGGGCATAATGAGACATTTCAGATGGACGTCAGCTGAAGAAATCTTATCGGACACCTAAAAAGCTCTGTTATCCTCCAAGTGCATTATAGAATGAGCCTCCTAAGAGCCTGTGTCCACACATTTCGGATTTAGTctctaaattaaacaaaatcatCCACATTTAAGATTCGCGATATCACCATTAATAAAAGATTAATTTACATCATTATAACGGCTTCAGTCAGGACAGACATGTAACCGAATACCTAAAAAAGCGCGACAAGAAGTTTATACAAGtaagtgagatctgcacacatgaacacagtaaacccTGAGAGggtgcgttgtgtgtgtgtgtgtgtgtgtgtgtgtgtgtgtgtgcgtgcgtgcgtgcgtgcgtgcgtgcgtgtgtgtgcgtgcgtgtgtaagcatacacctcagaaagtatatagctgggCCCCTGACTCAGGCAGTGGTACTGAagcctttaaaaaatgaattaaattaaattaaaagtcaGTATATTATTAATGCAAGTGTAATTGTTATTTTATTGGtgtttgtatttacattttgttaTTTAGGATCTCACACATATAATCACCATCTTACTGTAGCAATCTGAGAGTTTTTGTTTTGCCTGGTTGTGTTACTGTTGTGTTTGCTTCTTCATGTCTGTATCACTACTGTGGAGGCTGAAaaccaaagcaaagcaaagtaaaacagtaaaatatggacaataaataaatataaacagtgCTTCGAGTAGATTGAGATGATTAGAATagctttttctttaataattcTAGCTTTCATTTGAATTGTCGCAGTTTTGTTGCCCCGAATTCAGTTTTATTGCGTTACCTTTGCAGCTGTGTTTTAGGAGTATAGCTATTTTAGCTGTTATACACTGTCAGTTGATTGAGATGTCAGACGTCCAATCAAGCATACGCTATTGAACACAATCCAGCCAATGGCCGGGATGTGGGGGCGGGGTTTTGTTTACGCCAGAAATGTCTCAGCCAGGTGCGTTGAGTCATTTCACGCAAACACGGACTCAGGTATGCGAACCAGCAGCgttagttttgtttatttaaagagtGTGGGATGAATATAAGGGATAGAGCGGAAACCTCATGGTGTCCGGTATTTAAGCAGAAAACATTAGAAGAGCTGTGGTACTGTCAACGGTGCTCAAAGCGTGAAACGCAAAATGTGTGGTAAGTATTTGTTTATGTGTCTTTGTTATCTTAGACACCACTGTAAAAAATGAACGTATTTCGGAGGTTTAAGATACTATAGACGCTGGGTTAAATTAAGATGAAAATCAAACAAGTTTATTAAATGTATTCTCAGTTATTTCAGTATATACAAAAGttaaatttggccttttgaTGCTCTCGCAACTTTTGACGCAATTTAGCGTCGCTGTCCCGGGTGCTGAAGCTACGTGAGGCTCTCGGGGGAACCCCGAGGTGACAACATGTGGTCACTCTTAGTGACATGTAACCATGGCATCAACACCATGTGACTTCGTGACTCTTAAGTGGGTCAGACAGGACTTAAATAAACCAATTAAATCCTATTTCTTACCTCACCTGCTGCAGTAAGAATAGCTAAGAGTGAGTCTTTTGTGAGTTGATTTAGAAACAATTTAGTAGCTCCCtgtgcttgtcttttttttttttttaacatcccaGTGCATTATGCTGTTTGTGtatcattgttttatttattcactcaCTACTGATTTGGCTCTGTGACTCAGAAAGGTGAGAGTGATGCAACATGGGGAGGAATGGGCCAGATTGTGACTCCAGGAAGCAAAAGTCTCTGTTATCATGTGGCAAAACAGCCGCCATCAGTGAGTAAAATCCAGTCCACGCCTCTACCCACGCATGTGATTTTAAAATTCTCCAAAATGCGAGCATAATACAGTTTCACCATATTGGGAATACAGGGCAATCCCTCTGCTCTGTGCTCTTGTAGACTCCTCTGCGTggagctgagtgtgtgtgaaaggaGACCCCGCCAAACCCATGGCTCACTCGTCAGACCCGTCCCGCAGGGAGAAGACCCCAGGAAACCAAGGGTCACACACGGCTACACGCAACCTCTTACGGAAGAAGGAGCAGCGCCAGCGTGGAATCCGATCCTCGTCACCCATGGGTCGGGTCATCCTCATCAACTCTCCTGTGGATGGTAAGGAGTGGTTGAGCTGGCTGCTAGTGTAGTGCAGATTATAATGCTTAATATTAGTTACAGGGAGCAGACAAATGGTTTTAGTACTCTGCTGTCAATGCAGTAAACAAGGCATAAAACTCACAGCATGAATCCGTAACACGTTTATAGCCAAGCCTACAATTACAACAAAGACTAAACACAGTTCCTTCATTGATAATTAAAGCAAGACAATACAGGCAGTGCAGGCCAGGGGTAAGATTTGGGGCTATTTTGCTTCCATAGTGTGtcttattttatattaatagaaagaaataaagtgttGTAATCTTTTGTAATTAGCGCATGCTTAATGAGATAATGTATCCTTAAAGAGATTTACACAATATGAAACATAATTctgtaataaatgaataaactgttcATTTTACTTTCCAATGAAGCGTTTCTAAAATGTTATGATAAATGAGTTTGTTCTCATACTTGGAGCTGGAAAGTTTATTATTCATGTCTTATTCGTAGCATCATTTGTGGAACATTTTATTCCTGAAAACTTGGCAacaatgttttgtttccttcctATAATTTTCAGCTCCTGAGGAGTTTAACCCTGTTGAAATGTTCACCACAATTAGCGAAACGTTTTGACTTTAAATGTCTGTAGGTGGCGATGATAGTGAAGACCTCCATACAATCACAGTGGATAAGAGCATGGACGGCAAGCTCGGATTCAGTGTGCGTGGAGGCTCAGAACATGGCCTCAGCATCTTTGTCAGTAAGGTGGAGGACAACAGTGCAGCAGGTGAGATGAATTTATTCTGTGTGGAAATAAAGAGATGCAGCCACAGATTTGACCGCACACAAATGGGACATTTGCTGTTtaatgtgcacatgtgtgtcacTTCTCcgtttgtgtgcttgtttgcAGAGGCAGCGGGCCTGCTCGTAGGTGATAAACTGGTGGAGGTGAATGGCATCAGCCTGGAGAGCATCACCATGAGCAGCGCTGTGAAGGTGCTGACTGGTAACAACAGGCTGAGGATGGTGGTGAGACGTGTTGGCAAAGTCCCCGGTATCCGCTACTCCAAGGAGAAAACTACCTGGTAATAAAGCAGTATTCCTATTCATATGTATTTGATTTAAGTACTATTATTTTTCCCTGGTGATGAAGAGAGAGGTGTGCTATTCATTTTTCAGGGTGGACCTGATTCACAGGCGTATGGTGGTGGAGGAGAGCGGGCAGACGCCTTCTGAGGCCAGCTCAGGCAGCGCCCTGCAAAGGATTGTCCACCTCTACACCACCTCCGATGACTACTGCCTGGGTTTCAACATCCGCGGGGGGAAAGAGTTTGGTCTGGGCATCTATGTCTCCAAGTAGGTGCATCTgctagagaaagaaagaagctcaTGTTCATTTAAATAGAATTACAAAGGAAGAAAATAGGTGTAAAACATGTCTGCGACTTACACTCCTTTAGATTGTAGGTGGTtcctttgatgtttttctttctgttcatttAGTCAATAAAAAGTCGCTGTGTCGCTCGCAAATATATAAGACTACAAGAAACTAtgatttttattgttgaatcatgtaCTTTGGTACATGAGTCAAGTCTTTCAGTGTCCAAATCCTGacaaaaagcagcaacaaaCTTTAAATTAGTTTAAAATCTCATTTGTTTGCTCTAATATGTATTTGGTATTTTAGCTTCAAAATACTGAAATCGTTCATTGTTTCAGCTCCTTCTTGTCTCGTTGTCCCAGGCTGGATCCGGGTGGCCTGGCTGAGCAAAATGGAATTAAGATGGGGGACCAGATCCTGGCTGCCAATGGAGTGAGCTTTGAGGACATCAGCCACAGCAGTGCTGTCGAGGTGCTGAAGAGTCACACACACGTCATGCTGACCATCAAGGTGAGAGCGGTGATGTGTCTCCATGTCTAGTGCAGAATGCGTTAACAAATGCACAGAACATCAGAGCCcctgaaaatatttttgtttttaatcttgcTCACAAACAATTAATATAATCCTAAATTCAAGAATTATTTATGCACCGTCACAGCAACATCAGGGAGTCTAAAtcttttctttaaagaaaaacactctGCATTTGCTCATAATCTCAAAGGTTTTTCAGGAATTATTCTGACTGAAACAGTGACgtagtaaaataaaatgtaaaatcttaaaggaacagttcaccCCAAATCAGATTTGCATATTTTCCTCTCTATATAGTTTTGGCATGTCCTGTTTTAGAGACATCAGCTGCAGATATGATGGAAGTAGATGGCACATATCTCGTGGTgctcaaactgccaaaaccttttTCAGAACTTCTGACCTGAGGGGTGTATTAGGAAGTGCGATTAATGGCTTATTGAACTATACTgagcttaaagtcagagttttctgtgtcaAAAAATGGCTCTCTTTTTTCGCAGGTTATGTTCTGAGTTTAAAATCATCGAGAAGTGCGACgttttcattgatttttataaatttttttcTGCACTATTTTAAAGTGCAATATAAACTTGGCACAAGAAGTAAAGAAATGTATGTTTGGTTATTATTGGTTGTAATAATGCTTCAaaagagttgagtatgtgggctgcacccatgaaaaacttgccagatcttctctgccaacgccaaacagctgattctgatATTGACTCCTGTTTGGTGCCATTCATGGATTGGAAGTTTGAAGTCTgaaaaaacaagacatattgtcaatttaacagtttattcatttaaaaaaagagaggactcacacacagccacaacagcctggcacctcctcctcacacTGGTCACCAGcctggtcacacactgctgtgggatggtaTCCCATTCTACAACCAGCAATGATCCAATCCAGCAaacgacaccaaacaagagGCGATAGCAGAATGAGCTGTTTGGTGTTGGCACAGAAGATCTGGAAATGGGGCTTTAGGTGTGGTCGAGCCACCTAATGCAAGTCTGGCTGTGATGAACTTCCTTCATAGTCCTCTGGACACTCAAAAATTCACAAAGTGAGCTCCATTATAATCAAGACATCATCATAATCAGATGTCTTTACAGATGATTTTTCCCAAAATTGGCAACTCACACCAAAACAGTTTAGCTTGATAAAGTGCACAGAGGAGGAATAGGTAAACCCTACTGCCCGTTTAAGCTCTaacagtatttttgtttgttttaactgaAAATGAACACAATCCTTTTTATCAGGGAAACTCAAAGACTTTAGATGCTATTAAAAAACCTCCACACATAGAGGTCTGAGGGATCTTTCAGGTATGGTGATGCTATTTTCCGGAGAACTGATTGGTCATTAGGCGATGATTTCAAACCCGTTGATCTCTAATTGAGAACAGAGCatgctccagagcaggttaggttTGCAGCATAAGTTACCGTGGTGATATACCCTGATAGGAAGTGAAACACTTCATTAGTACTGAACATCCGGGGTTAACCCTGACGTTAGCCTGACATGGCTTCATTCTGGGCTCATAATCAGTGAACTGAGGTTCAGAAAGTGGCTGAACTGTagctacacacagaaacacaaacactgcgTTTCTTTGAGCCCAGTCTTAAAGTGAGCAGGAAATGCTCTGAGACATACATTTTGTTTCAAATAGATCAATAAACCATATGCCTGACACTTAATGTGATTCTCATTTCCCACTGTAACCATGAGTGAAACCTGAGTGGACATTGTGATAGAAGAAGTAAACCTTGCTGCTAAATGAAATCTTAACAACAAGCTAAAGAGGCTGCATTGTGTTCCACATCGGCTCTTTGTTACTAGAAAGTGTGTTGGCTCTTTCATTAAAGCCTCATTCAGATGGTCCGACATTCATTACCTTTCTGACCTGTTACCTAGCTTTCATCTCAAATcctctcacaaacacaaactacacgAGGTCGCTGCGCAGTGGCTGTAGTAGCAGTTAGTGCTGCAGAGCAACAGCTGGCATGCAGTCATAATATTCTTCGCTCACTTCACCAGCCGGAGCTTGGGTTTCGCGCTGTGAAAAATAGCCAGGCCGTGTGCATTATTCACCAGGCAGCCGGGATCGGGTGCTGATCGAAGCATAGAgccagtgttttgtgtaactttttgttttggggggatCCTTTGCTTTGGTAACTGAAACAGATCCTGGAGCCAGAAAGCATCCCAACTATCAGAGATTAGTAGAACGTCTGGAAAGGAAAGGTGTTCCTTGTGTAGGTTTTTGAGTGTGTGGTTCTCAGGTTACACTTTATCAAATATAGTGATCCTGTAAAAGTGTCCCTGCTGTATCTCATTTGCATATCTGTGATCGTATCTTCACAGGAAGCGGGACGGTACCCTGCTTATAAGGAGATGGTAGCAGAATACAGATGGCTtaataaatgtatgtttttttttttcttctaaagtgGTGACACCATTTAAtgtaaaagctgcagttctctgtTCTGTTTAGTGAGAGTGAATTTCTTTGTCTGTTTATCCTTCTCAGTGGCCAATGGTACTCAGAAATCTTCCTCCCAGGGTTCAGAATCCTCTTCAGCCTCCTCTCTGTCATCTGGGACTCCGGTGAGCTCTCTGAGCGGCCTGTCGCAGGTCATGTTCCCACCCAGCCTGCCTTTCGGTTCTGATATGGTGGATGTATGCATCTCTACTGAGGACCAGAGGTCTGGGTCTGGTTTGTTTCCCCACATTCATCTTACTAACAAACACTCGAGCTAAAGTTCTTCTACAGGCTTGATGTAGATAGTTTTTATGTTCAGGTCTGAGTCAGAGCAGACGGAGACTGCCATTCAAACGGATCTACCTTCTCTGAGATCCGGTACGGACACCACGCGCAGCCTGGGACTGACCACTCTGCTCAAAGACACGGTGATTCGTGGAGACGAGGGCAAAGCAAAGAGAGAGTCACCCAAAACTGCCGTGCTGCTGGCTCTCAGCAGGCCGAGCCGACCCATCACCAGGTCGCAGAGCCAAGTCACTGTGGCAGGTGAAAGTGAATCAAAGTGAAATATATCAAGATGAAATGTTAAATGCTACAGTAAATGACTTGCTGTTACCATCCCATCATAGAGATCaagcagaaaaaagagaagaagcagAAAGGGAAGGACCCAGAAGAGAAGAGCACCTTGCAGCGCTCGAAGACCTTCGTTAACTTGCTGTTTAAGGGGGTGCGGAAGAGAGACACTTCCAGAGGGCGCTCAAAGTCCCCATCAAAGGACAAAGCCTGGAAAGGTAGCTGGCTTTCTTCTCAATCCCACACTGACATTCATCTTATAATAAACAGCAAATGAGATGTGTGGCCTGCAGAGATGCTGGAGCAGGTCCCTGTCTGGAAAACTTCACCTCttctgaaatgaaaacagcaaCAGAGAAATAGCAGGAAGCACAGAGAGCAGATATAGATATCTGCTGAGGCTGAACATTCCTCTGTATCACACGTGAATCAAGTCCTTGGATCCAGAttaatttgtgatttttacctTTACAATAATTTCCATCCACACGTTGCCTTGCATCTTTTTGAATAATCTTGCTAACAACCAAACTTGTGGCACTGAAAGGTAAAGCTCCATACTGTAGTTATTTTGCACATTATTTGTTATTAGGATGATGCATGTGGGATGGGGTTATGTACAACAATGAGTGTAAGTTCATCGCAGTGAAAAATGACTGACGGCGTTGCGTTGGTTGGTTTTAATGGTATTTTTATAAGCAGTGGAGCTCTGTGGCTCAGATGAAGGATTGATTAATTTCTTacctttaaaaacattaaatatcttCCACATCAGCTTTACTGCACTCAATGGGTGATGGAGAGCAGCAGCTCCAAACCAATGCAAAGATCTGTGGAGGCTGTGTTAAAGGCACCATTAAActagacacacacagcacaactaAACACTGATTCCACTGTGCAGTGTTTTCAGATGGAGGACAGCCTGGTGAGATGCCAAATTCAGACATGCTCGGAGTGGTGGAGGGCATGGCCCGCAGACTGCTGActgaggaggaggtggctgcTGTGATGAAGACGTGCCGAAGGGTAGGACCTGGAGTTCAAACTGCAGGCAGACTCAGAGACTGTAATGTTTGTGTTGACCTCAGTAGCAACATGTTCCCATCCCAGGGAGTAATAAACACCTTTTTGTCAAATGCTGCTTAAAATGTACGTTTGAATGTTTGCCAAATAAATCCAGGATTCATCAATAATTCCTTAGATGAATTTGTTTGTACCAAATTTCAAACTACCTCAGCCCGTCAGTACACATATGAGAAAGGCAGGCTGTCTTTTACCATCATCCATTTCATGGAACATTTTAGAAGCTGTCATGATCCAGGTAACTATGTTTCCATATATGTAGGATGAATTGTGGGCATGCTAATATGCAGATTGTAGGTACCAAGCATGACGCTGTTGTATTACAAAGTTTCTCATTCACTGATATACGTATGGCAGTAAGAACAAAAAGGCCCAAGGCGTCTTTGTGCATCAGCGTCTCGATTTACTGGCAGTTTTGGCTGTTGAGAGATTTTAGGTCCTACAAAGTCTGTGCTGCTTAGCTGATGCAGTGGTGGTGGCAGAGGTCGTAGGTTTGGCAGCCAGGAGAACATTTTCATCTGTTTAGGACACACTGATGTCATAACCTGGTACGTCAGGGCACAGGTGCCAAAGGACACGTCTGACACGTCAAAGTTGTGCCACGCCAGCAACTTTGACAAAACTCTAGTTATTTGATACCCTGGGAATAAGAACAGGCTTTTTGGACTgttccttttattttgacactttTAAATGTAAGTAATTATTAAAGCTGTATTTTCCAAATGCTTACTAAACTGATTTACTCTCACAGTATGTCGCAGAGCGTTCGGTGGAACATCTGATACGCCACCTGCTGGTTGTGCTGGACCGCCctgaaaagctgctgctgctcagagaaGTCAGGTGAGGACAATGATGGAGCTAAAATCTGATCTATAATTGGTGATAATCATAAGGCTGTGAGATCATGTGCTAACAGGCGCTAATGGGGTGGGGGTCTTCATGCGTGCTCATAAATAAACTCAAAGATTTTTATCCACCACATGATCAGCAGTGTGGAAATCCAGTCAGGGAAACAGAGGTTAAGGATTTTTCAGGATAAGatctcaaactgtttttgctctgtaacACAGTAACAACAATGACTCAGCATATTTTCTTCACGTTTCTCAGAATGCTGCTTCTTCCTTCTGATCTGAGTGTCTTCAATAACATGGT is a window encoding:
- the LOC115798359 gene encoding PDZ domain-containing protein 7-like encodes the protein MAHSSDPSRREKTPGNQGSHTATRNLLRKKEQRQRGIRSSSPMGRVILINSPVDGGDDSEDLHTITVDKSMDGKLGFSVRGGSEHGLSIFVSKVEDNSAAEAAGLLVGDKLVEVNGISLESITMSSAVKVLTGNNRLRMVVRRVGKVPGIRYSKEKTTWVDLIHRRMVVEESGQTPSEASSGSALQRIVHLYTTSDDYCLGFNIRGGKEFGLGIYVSKLDPGGLAEQNGIKMGDQILAANGVSFEDISHSSAVEVLKSHTHVMLTIKEAGRYPAYKEMVAEYRWLNKLANGTQKSSSQGSESSSASSLSSGTPVSSLSGLSQVMFPPSLPFGSDMVDVCISTEDQRSESEQTETAIQTDLPSLRSGTDTTRSLGLTTLLKDTVIRGDEGKAKRESPKTAVLLALSRPSRPITRSQSQVTVAEIKQKKEKKQKGKDPEEKSTLQRSKTFVNLLFKGVRKRDTSRGRSKSPSKDKAWKVFSDGGQPGEMPNSDMLGVVEGMARRLLTEEEVAAVMKTCRRYVAERSVEHLIRHLLVVLDRPEKLLLLREVRMLLLPSDLSVFNNMVTAVEAEAYDILKYRSVRTPPLRSPISGRAPRRRLITPIPDYRGGFELHSAEEVEKESHLLEELEKLSLTGPRASRERPQTSRSFTPLLDIPVDGCNTESQDLKHPPAASPMLPNWLLARSSDSRPPLRTDIGTIRSVHFDEVSLHSASDKGDLNSERGRPSFRNGHSKGKREKSGGRSKEALFTLQSAARWNRPLLSQVFGSNLRVGPEQVNGHQASSEDRLNGTNSEQEYELRTVSISKTKQSLGISISGGMESKVQPVVKIEKIFPGGAASTCDVLKAGFELLSVDGISLQGVTHQHAVDIIRKAFSNKAKDPMEFIVKVPKNL